The sequence AACTGGCACTTCCCGAGCGCTACCAGGGCCTCGGCCGAGCTCGAATCGATGCTGAGAGCTTTCTCGTACGCGGCCACCGCATCCCCGACGCGGTTGTCGGCGAAATAGAGAGAGCCCAATGCCATCCAGCACTCGTAGGCGACGGGGTCCTGAGGGTCGTGCTCCTTTTCGAGGGCGGTCTCGAAACTTCGAGCCGCCGCCTGCAGCCTATCGACCCGAACGTAGGCCATCGCGAGCTGTGCCCAGGTGCGGAAGTCGGCCGCGAGCTCCGCCGCTTTTTCGAGCTCCTGAATCGCCTCGGGCATCTTTTCGACTTGAATGTAGGCGAGGGCGAGATTGGTATGGCCTTCGGGGGTCTCGGGCGACAACCGGGTGACTTCCTCGAATGCCTCGATCGCGGCTTCGAACTGGCCCGCGTTGAACGCCTCGATGCCTTTCTGGAAGGCGGCCTCGGCGCCCGACATAGCGGCCACCATTTGGAACTCTTCACGTTTTTCCTCACCCGCCCGAAACTGCAGCGGCACCTCGAGGTCCATGTAGCCTTCCTTGGTGATGGTCAGCTTGTACTCCGAGGGTCGTAGTCCTCGGCGGTAGAAGCTGCCCTTGTCGTTCGTGTCGACGGTGATGGTACCGCCCATGGTCTGGTCTTCGAGCATGATGGTGGCATCGGCGATCGGATTCCCCTCGACATCGACGACCTTGCCACGGAACGTCGCGAGCTCCGCCTGGCCCATCGCGAGCGCGGGCAGGAAAAACAGAGATATCGAGAACGAGAATAGACAAAGGACACGTTTGTCGGTCCGGATCTCGCCATGGATCATGGTCCACCTCCAGATGAGTCGCCCGTTACCGAACGGGAGACGGTCGCGAATGCGGCTTCCTGCACGATGGTGTGATACCGGTCGGCCGCGAGTGGCTCGAGGCGCT comes from Vicinamibacteria bacterium and encodes:
- a CDS encoding tetratricopeptide repeat protein; this encodes MIHGEIRTDKRVLCLFSFSISLFFLPALAMGQAELATFRGKVVDVEGNPIADATIMLEDQTMGGTITVDTNDKGSFYRRGLRPSEYKLTITKEGYMDLEVPLQFRAGEEKREEFQMVAAMSGAEAAFQKGIEAFNAGQFEAAIEAFEEVTRLSPETPEGHTNLALAYIQVEKMPEAIQELEKAAELAADFRTWAQLAMAYVRVDRLQAAARSFETALEKEHDPQDPVAYECWMALGSLYFADNRVGDAVAAYEKALSIDSSSAEALVALGKCQFNLRDMDKARQYFQRTIDTAPSSPQAEEARAFLEEIEKQSQP